The window CCGGTAACCCGGCGGTGACGGCCCTCGTGTACGTGGCGGCGTTCGCGCCGGACCAGGGAGAGCCGGTGGGTCTGCTGCAGGGGCAGTTCCCGGGCAGCCAGCTCAACGAGACCACGCTCGACTTTCGTCCCTACTCCCTGCCGGACGGCACGGCGAGCGTCGACGCCTATATCAAGGTCGACTCGTTTCGGGCGGTGTTCGCCGCCGACGTGCCGCGCTCGCGCAGCACCCTGATGGCGATCTCCCAGCGGCCGGCGGACGCGCGCACGCTGGGCGAGCCGTCCGGTGCACCGGCGTGGCAGGACATCCCGTCCTGGTTCGTCGTCTCGCGCGACGACAGGGCGATCCCGGTAGCGGCGCAACGCTTCATGGCGCGGCGGGCCGGTGGCAACGTCACGGAGGTGCGGACCTCGCACGCGGCGATGATCGCCAGCCCGGACAGGGTGTCGAAGGTGATTGTCGACGCGGCGGAAAACACCGTCCGGTGAACGCCGTGCGGTGAGCGCCTGGCACGGAAGGGGCGGAACGGTACGCATGAGCGGAGGGTGCGTTGACGGGGGCGTGCCCCCCGCTCATGTCTGCCGACAGGTCACGTCGCCGAGGAGAGCCCGTCCGGTCGCGGTACGTCGTCCAGCTTCGCGCGGACGGATTGTGCGGTCGGATGGTCGGGATCTCGGATGGTGGTCAGAGCCAGCTCCCAGGTGGCGCGGGCCGCGTTGGGATCGCCCGCGGCCTGCTGGGTGTCCCCGAGATGGTCGAGCACCATCGCCTCGTAGTTGTGGTCACCCGACCGCCGCGAAAGTGTGATGGCCTGTTGGTAGTGGTCCACAGCTTCGGCGTACTCACCCAGGTGATGGTGTGCGTGACCGGCGCTGTGGGCAGCCGCGGCTTCGCCGGTCGCGTCGCCGAACTCCGCCAGTACGGGTCGCGCCTGCCGGCAGTAGCGCAGTGCCTCCCGATGCTCACCCAGCCGGGTGAGGGCCCAGCCCATCGCCCCGAGGGCCCGAGCCTGTCCCATCCGGTCGCCGGACGTCCTGCAGAGTGCGAGCGCCTTCCGGGCGTGGTGCAGCGCCTCCTGCGGCTTACCCTGGCGGATGACGGTGTGGGTCAGGTTCTGACGGGTCCGGGTCTGGCCACGTACGTCACCGAGCTCGACGAACAGCTTCAGCGCCTGGAGGAGATGCTCGTACGCCTGGTCGAGCTGGCCGGCCTGGGCGCAGGCGATGGCCAGACCGTTGAGATTCCGCGCGTACGCCGCCGCGTTCCCGTCCCGGAGCGCGGCCTGCGTCGCCGTGGTCTGCAGGGCGAGCATGCTGTCCGGGGACGATCGTCGTTGCAGGTACGAGTTGGCCGCCCACGCCAGTTGCCAGGCGTGACGATCGAACCCGTGCGCGACGGCCTGCCCGACCGCCGCGAGGATGACCTGCTCCTCTGCGGCGAACCAGGCGAACGCATGCGGCAGGTCCGCGAGCGGCTCGGGGATGACTCCGTCCTGCGGATCGGTCAGCAGGATCGGGTCCCGGTTGGGGGTCAACAGTGCGTCGCCCTTGTGCGCGGTGTGCAGGTAGTGGTCGAGGATTCGGTGCAACGAGCCCTGACGGGCGTCAAGGTCGTCTTCGGTGAGTTCGGCGGCGTACACGCGAAGTAGATCGTGACAGGTGTAGCGGCCGGGGACCTGTTCGGTGAGCAGGTGGGCGTGGGTGAGTTCGGCGAGCAGGGGCCGGACGTGCCGGACCGACAGGCCGGCGAGGCTGGCCGCGGCGGGAGCGGTGATGTCCGGGCCGGGGTGCAGGCCCAGCAGCCGGAAGAGCCTGGCCGCTGCCGGCGGCAGAGCCCGGTACGACCAGGAGAAGACGGTACGGACGTTGGTGACCGCTTCCGTGCCGACGAACGCGTCCAGGGTCCCGTACGTTTCACGGAGTTCCGCCGCGACGGCACCCAGCGCGAATCCGGGGTGGGTGGCGATGCGGGCGGTCACGATGGCCAGCGCCAGTGGGAGGCCCGCGCACGACGCGATGATCTCGTCAACGGCGTCGGGTTCCGCCGCGACGCGGGAGGCGCCGATCCGCCGGGAGAGGAAGTCGCGCGCTTCCGGTGCCGACAACATCCCCAGGGGCAGGGGGTGTGCCCCGCTGGTGGCGACCAGGCCCGCGAGGTCGTTGCGGCTGGTGACGATCACCAGGCAGCCGGGCGACCCGGGGAGCAGCGGGCGAACCTGCTCGGCATCGCGGGCGTTGTCCAGCAGGATGAGCATGCGCCGACCGGCGATCCGGCTGCGGTAGAGGGCGGCCTGCGCGTCCAGACCGGTGGGGATCTCCTGGCGGGGTACGCCCAGCGCACCGACCATGTGCTGGAGCGCCTCGCCGGGGCCCATCACCTCGCCGCTCGGCTCGAACCCGCGCAGATTGACATACAGCTGACCGTCGGGAAAGCGGTGGGCAACCTGGTGGGCCCAATGCACCGCGAAGGTGGTCTTACCGATGCCGGCCATGCCTCCGATGGCGCTGATCACCACCGTCCCGGGTGACGTCGCATCCAGTTGCAGGGCCAGCGCCTGGGCGAGTTCGGCGCGCCGACCCGTGAACGTGGGCAGGTCAGCCGGAAGCTGGGTGGGATGCGTCGCGAGCTGCGCGGTCAGTTGCCCGGGCGCGTCGCGGGTGGGTTTCTTGGCGGGCTGGGTGTGGCCGGAGGGTGTCCGAGGTTTGCCGACATGGAGTGTCTGCTGGAGCGCGGCCTCGTGTGCCGCAGTGAGTTCGGGGCCGGGGTCCAGGCCGAGTTCCTCGGCCAGACGGCTGCGCATCTTCTGATAGATGTCGAGGGCATCGGCCTGGTGTCCCGCCGTGGCCAGTGCGAGCAGCAGCCGGGCCTGTAGCGGTTCGTCGAAGGGTGCCTGATCGGCTGCCCGCCGCACCTCCGCCAGCAGTCGATCGGAGGCGACCGTGGTGAGGGCGACGTCCCCGGCCTCCCGCGCGGCTGCGAGGTACTCACGGTCGATGGCGGTGAACGTGGGATGGTGGCGGACCCGTGGGTCGATACCGCCGGGACCATTGCCCTGCCACAGCTCCAGGGCTTCGGTGAACAGCCGCACCATCTCGGTGGCCTGGCCGTCCGCAGCGGCGGTCCGGGCCTGCCGGACCAACTGCCGGAATCGCAGCAGGTCGAGCGTGTCGGCGTCGACGTCGAGTCGGTAGCCGCCGGCGGAACGGATCAGCCACTGGCCGGGGGAGCGGGCGGCCAGTTGTGGCTCAAGGGCGCGGCGGAGCATGCCCACGTTGCGGTGCACCGCGTTGACCGCCGTATCCGGCGGCTCCTGACCCCACATCGTATCCACGATCTCGGGCAGGCTGACCGGTTCGCCGGCTCGCGCCATGAGTAGCGCCAGCATCGTCCGTTGCTGCGGGCCACCCGGATCGATTTCCTGACGGTCGTGCCGTACTCGTACCGGACCGAGCACGGTGAACCACAAACGCTCCCTGGACAGGTGACCGCCCTCCCTCCCGCACTACTGGCACACGCAGGTCACGGTCCGGCGGTAGCGTATTCCACCCATATCTCGTGAAGGTATGGCGGGCGGCCGGCGACTACCCGGAGTATGCGGGTCGTTGCGGGCCCGACCTGATCGTCGGCGCACATCGCCGCTGGCAGCTCCGACCGCCAGCCCCTCAGTCGGCAGCAAGTTTCTGCCAACTGATCATCAACAAGCGACGGCCTATCTTTCTTGCCGGGCCAGCCGCGCGGTGGCCGTACGGTACTTCCGGCCTCCATCGGCGGAGTTGCCCCCAGCACATTCGCGGACAGTTTCGAATCGCTCGTTCGTACTGTTCTGCGCCCAATCAGCCCATGGGGTCGAACAGTCACCACTCTCCCACGAGCACTGAACGGATAAGGGCACATATGTCGACACCGGTCATCTTCATACACGGGCTCTGGTTGCACGGCAGCTCCTGGCAGCCGTGGATCGAGCTTTTCACCGCCAACGGCTATCCGGCCTCCGCTCCCGGCTGGCCGGGCGACGGGGAAACCGTCGAGGCCACCCGCGCAAACCCTGACGCCCTCGCCGGGCACGGGATTGACGACGTCGTGGCGCACTACGCGGCCATCATCGAAGGGCTGCCGGCCAAGCCGATCCTCGTCGGGCACTCGTTCGGCGGCATGATCGCGCAGAAGCTGCTCGGGCTCGATCTCGGTGCCGCGGCCATCGCCATCGACGCCGCCCAGATCAAGGGCGTGCTGCCGCTGCCACTGTCCGCGTTGCGCGCCGGCTTCCCGGTGCTCGGTAACCCCGCCAACAAGAGCAAGGCCGTTTCGCTGACGGTCGAACAGTTCCGTTACGCCTTCGGGAACGCTATCCCGGAGGAGGAATCGCGGGCCCTGTTCGATCGCTGGTCGATTCCAGCTCCCGGCAGGCCGCTGTTCGAGGCCGCCGCCGCGAACTTCAACCCGCACTCACCGGCGAAGGTGGACACCGCCAACGAGTCACGTGGCCCGCTGTTGCTGATCGCGGGTGGGCGGGACCACACCGTGCCGGAGGCGGTCGTGCGCGCCACCCTCAAGCAGTACCGCCACTCACACGCTGTAACCGACATCATCGACTTCCCGCACAAGGCCCACTCTCTGACGATTGACTCAGGGTGGCGCGAGGTCGCGGAGACGTCGTTGACCTGGCTGAAGGAGCAGCACCTGTGAAAATCGCCCTCACTCGACGGAATTGGGCGGTGACCGGTGCGGCCGTGGTGCTCGTCGCCGGGGCCCTGGTCGCCCCCGCCACCCTCGCGACGGCCCACGACAACGGCAACGGCAACGACAGACCACACTCCGCGTACGCGGACAGCCGGCTCCCGAACGGCTTCACCGAGCAGAAGGTCCGCGTCGGAGAGGTCGGTATCAACTACGTGCGCGGCGGCCACGGTCCGACGTTGGTCCTCCTGCACGGGTACCCCGAGACCTGGTACGAGTGGCACGAGATCATGCCGGCACTCGCGAAGCAGTACACGGTCATCGCCCCGGACCTGCGCGGCGCGGGCAAGAGCGACGCTCCGGCCGGCGGCTACGACAAGAAGACGATGGCCGCGGACATCTACGGCCTGCTGAAGAAGCTCGGACTGCACAGGGACATCCGGCTGGTCGGCCACGACATCGGCACGATGGTCGCCTACGCGTACGCCGCGGCACACCCGACAGAGGTCAGGAAGCTGGTGCTGAGCGAGGCGCCGATTCCCGACGAGGGCATCTACTCCTTCCCGGCGCTGTCGGCCGACGGTCCCGGACCGTGGCAGTTCGGTTTCTTCCTGCTGAGCAATGGGCTGCCCGAGCAGGTCGTCGACGGCCGGGAAGAGCAGTGGGTGCAGGGCTTCACGGACCACATCGAGGTGGTCAAGGACGGCGTCGACGACACCGACGTCAGAGTCTTCGCCAGGTACCTGAAGGACGACGCGCACCTGCGGGCCAGCTTCGAATGGTTCCGCGCCTTTCCGCGTGACATCGCCGACAACGAGGTGAACAAGAAGACGGCGTTGCCGATGCCGGTGCTCGCGATCGGCGCCAGCAACAGCCTCGGGTCCAAGATCGAGACCCAGGTCGCGGGATACGCCACGAACGTCACCGGTGCGGTCATCGAGAACTCCGGTCACTGGATCTACGAAGAGCATCCGGAAGAGATGACCGAGCGCCTGCTCGCCTTCTTGCGGTAGATGGTCGGGGTGCCGGGTCGTCAGACCCGGCACCCCGGTCCGACGAAGGGATAGGACATGGATCTACACCTCTCGGGCAAGACCGCACTCGTCACCGGGGCCAGCAAGGGCATCGGGCTGGCGATCGTGCGGGCGCTCGTCGCGGAGGGCATCACCGTCGTCGCGGGCGCCCGTACGACCACGCCGGAGCTTGCCGCCCTCGCCGACGCCGGACGCGTACACCCGGTCAACGTCGACCTGGGCACCCCGGACGGGCCCGGCACCCTGGTCGAGGCGGGGACGGCGGTGCTCGGCGGCCGGCTGGACATTCTCGTCAACAACGTCGGAGGCGTGCGTCCACGTGTGGGCGGCTTCCTCTCGGTGACCGACGATGACTGGCTGGAAACGCTGACGATCAACTTTTTGGCCGCGGTTCGCACGACGAGGGCCGCGCTGCCTGCCCTGGTCGAGAGCGGCGGGTCGATCGTGACGGTCAACTCCGTCAACTCCTCGTTGCCGGATCCGCTGGTCATCGACTACAGCGCCGCGAAGGCGGCGCTGGCGAACTTCTCCAAGTCGTTGTCGAAGGAGGTCGGGCCGCGCGGGGTGCGGGTCAACACGATCAGTCCCGGGCCGGTGGAGACCGATCTCTGGCTGGGGGCGGGCGGGGTCGCCGAAACGGTCGGTGGGGCGAACAACCTTCTCCCCGCCGAGGTTGCCAGAGGCGCGGTCAGCGGCACGGCAACCGGGCGGTTCACCCGGCCCGAGGAGGTCGCGGACCTGGTGTTGCTGCTCGCTGGCGGGCGAGCCAGGAATGTCACCGGTGCCGACATCGTCATCGACGGCGGCCTCATCCCGACCATCTGATCCCGCGTGCCGAACCCAGAAAGGCAGTTTTCGATGTCCGCCTGCACCCAAGGGCCGGTGCCGGAGCAGCCGCCGAACCAACACTGCGTACCGAAGTTGATGGCATCCATCGCCCCGGCGGCGTCGGCCTTCCTCGTCGTCTCGCTGTTGCCGTAGTCGAAGCAGCAGCCGTTGTTCACGTGCGTGCCGCTGGTCACCATGTACATGCCCTCGGGGGCGGCACCCGTCGGCACCCCGGTCAGGTGCCCGTCCCGCCAGTAGCTGTTGCCGGGGTTGATGTACAGCGAGTACGCCTTGGCACCCCCCACCGTCAGCGACTCCGAGGTGGCAATCGCCGGCTTGCTCTGTGGCGAGCCCGGAACCACGGTCGATCCCTGGTACCAGAGGTCGTTACCCCGCCCGGACTGGTCGAAGACCACCGTCACCACGCACGTCGTGCCGGCGCAGAACGAGTCCTGCGTCGCGGCGTTGGCGGTGCCGCCCGCGCTCGACGGGCCGATGTTCCGGGTGGTGTTGTCCGAGGAGCGCCGGACCTGGTACACGTAGCCGGCGTACGCGGCATAGAGCGCCCGCGTCGTGCTGTGCGCCGCCACGCATGGGGTGCCGCCGGAGGCGTAGAGGTCACACGGACGCGTGCCGGTCGGTGGGGGAGTGGTTGGTGAGGTCCATTGCTGGTTGGCGCCGCCGTGGCAGGTCCAGAGGTGGATTCTGGTGCCGTTCGCGGTGCCGTACCCGCTGGCGTCGAGGCACAGCCCGGAGTGGACCCCGGTGATGGTGCCGTTGGCGTTGACGTTCCACTGCTGGTTGGTCTGGCCGTTGCAGTCCCAGATCACCGCCGCTGTGCCGTCGGTGGAGCCCAGGCCGTACGCGTCCAGGCACCTGTTGCCGTACACCATGAGCTGTTTGCTCGACGTCCAGGTCCAGGTCTGGTTGGCGCTGCCATGGCAGTCCCACAGCTGGGTCTGGGCGCCGTTGACGGTGCTGGAGTTGGGAACTTCGAGGCAGCGACCGGACGCCGTGCCCACGATTCGGGTGCTCTGCCCCGGCTCGATGGTGGCCAGCGGCGTCGGTGCCACGGCGGTGGCCTCGGCGGCCGGCTGTTCGAGACCGTGACCGGGCCCTGCACCGCACCGCCGCCGTTGTACGGGATGCGCTGTGTGAGCACCCGCACCTGGTTGTTCTGCACGACGCCGCTGGTGGTGTCCAGGCGTTGCAGGTTGACGTTCAGGTTACCGGTGGTACGACCACCGCACGGCTGGTCGACGAGGGCCGGATCCGGACGACGCTGACCACTCAGCTCGGTCCGATCGACGCGGCCAACCTGCGCCGGGCACACGAACTGGTGGAAAGCTCCGCGACAATCGGCAAGGTGGTCGTCGCCGGCTTCGACCGCTGAGGCGGGTCCGTTTCTGTTCTGTTGTTGTCGAGGTGGTTCCGATGGCTCGGGCGTGTCATCCGGGAATTCAATGGGCCGACCGCTCCGATTGGCGGTCCGGCGATATCCGGCCTCATGTGCTCTCTCGCGGAGGCTTTTCGTCGGATGGCAGTCGGCGGTCTTTGGCATAGGCTGTCGAGTGGGGCCGCGCTAAGGAATCCTGTCGACCGGAATGGGGGCGCAGTGACCTACGACCTGGAAATCGCCGGGGGTGCCGTGTCGGCGACCGACGTCCGTGTCGCCGTCGAGGAGATTCTGGCGGAGGCTCGACTCATCACCCTCGCCACGGCCGGCCCACGGGGCCCGCATGCCAGTCCGGTGTTCTTCGCCGCCGACGACCTGACGCTCTACTTCGTCGGCGAACGGACCACCCGGCACACGGGTGGGCTCGCCACCGATGACCGGATCTCGGGCGCGGTGTTCGTCGAGCCGCCGGTGTACGGCGAGCAGCTGCGCGGGGTGCAACTGCACGGCTCGGCGGCTGAGGTGCGGCCCGAGCACCGGTCCACCGCCCTGTCGATCTACCGGCGGCGGTTCACCGACTTCGCCCCGACCAGGGAGGCGCAGCAGACCTTCCTGCTCGGCGAGGGACGAGCGGGGCTGTACCGGTTCGTGGTCGACGATCTGACGTTGCTCGACGAGCCCCGTTTCGGGCGTCGGAACTACCTGCAGGCGAACGTGGTCCGCTGACGGTCACGACTCGTCGCCCGTGACGTCGATTTCCGGTACGTCAACATTCGCGAAGACCGCCAAACTGTCCGCCGGATCAAGGTCGGCGGCAAGGGTACGTAGTTCGGTGAGCGGGTCGATTTCCGCTGGCAGGGTGCCGTCCTGAAGCCGGCGTACCCAGTCCGTGCGTCCTTGATCGGGGATCATCGCGTCTCTCGAAACATGGATGTCCAGTGATGGCGATCACTATACACTTTTCCATCGTGACGCCGTCGAGAGGAGGACGGATGACCAGTGCCGGCAGACTGATCCGATTGTCCCGACTCATTCCTGACCGACGTTCGGTGCTGGTGCCGTTCGACGACGCACTGATCAGCGGCCCGTACGGTGGCCTCGTCGACACGGTCGTCCGAGCGGGCGAGGTCGCCGACGGTGGTGCCAACGCGATAATGGGGTTCCGTGCCCTGCATGACCGCTGTTCGGCACGCGGGCTGTTCGTGCCGTTCGTCCTCAACCTGACCGCCAGCACGGTGCTTTCCTCGCACACCAGGAAAACGGTGGTCGGGTCGGTGGAGGCGGCGGTTCGCGCCGGCTGCGACGGTGTGGCCGTACATGTCAACGTCACCGACGGGCGCGAGGGGGAGATGCTCGGCACGCTGGGCGCCGTCAGCGACGCCTGCCAGCAGTGGAACATGCCGTTGCTGGCGATCATGTATCCGCGCCGGGTGCACCGCGACGGCACCGACGACAACTACCTGGAACTCAAGGCCACCAACCGGGACGGCTACGCGCGGCTCGTCCGGCACGCCGTCCGGATCGCCGTCGAACTCGGCGCCGACATCGTCAAGACGCAGTACACCGGCGACCCGGAGAGCTTCGCGACCGTGGTGGAGGTGTCGCTGGGCGTACCGGTGGTCATCGCCGGAGGCCCGCGCACGTCCGTCCGGCAGGCGCTCGACAACGCGTACGGGGCGATGTCGGCCGGTGCGGCGGGCGTGTGCTTCGGTCGACAGACCTATCACCGTACGGATGTCACCGGTTTTGTCCGCAAGTTGTGCCTGGTGGTCCGCGACCAGCGCGACCCGATGGACCTCGTGTCGGCATGAGCCCGATCGGGCGGTGGTACGGACTCGCCCCGGTGGCCGGCACCGTGACCGTCGCGACGCTCTGGGGCACGAGTGGGGTACTGGTCCGATACCTGGACCTCACCGCCGCCCAGATCGCCTGCGCCCGGGCGTCGATCGGTGCCCTCGCCCTGGCGGCCTGGCTGCTGACGCCGTTCGGCCGGGCGTCGTGGGGGCGGCCGGTGGGGTGGCCGGCGTTGACGGTCTCCGGGGTGCTGCTGGCCGTGCACTGGTGGACGTTCATCCTGGCGCTGCAACGGATTCCGATCGGCACCGTCCTGCTCGGGATCTACCTCGCCCCGCTCGTCATCGCCGCAGCCGCCCGCCCGGCACTCGGTGAGCGGGTCACCACCCGGCAGGTGGTGGCACTGGGGATCGCACTCGCGGGCAGCGTGCTCATCCTCCGGCCACAGCAGACCGGCGGCTGGTCCGGGGCGACGCTGATCGGATTCTCCGCGCTGGCGTACGCCGGGTCGATCCTGGCCAGCAAGCGTGCGCTCGCCGGAACCCCGCCGCTCACGGTGACCGCGATCCAGCTCGGTCTGGTCGGTGTCCTG of the Micromonospora sp. NBC_01796 genome contains:
- a CDS encoding alpha/beta fold hydrolase: MGLEVVKGSRRTVLAASALVATASVVGAVSGAPTASATSGRGPKPTVVLVHGAFADASGWAEVVEDLQRAGYPVLAPANPLRTLSGDAAYLRSVLATIAGPIVLVGHSYGGAVITNAATGNPAVTALVYVAAFAPDQGEPVGLLQGQFPGSQLNETTLDFRPYSLPDGTASVDAYIKVDSFRAVFAADVPRSRSTLMAISQRPADARTLGEPSGAPAWQDIPSWFVVSRDDRAIPVAAQRFMARRAGGNVTEVRTSHAAMIASPDRVSKVIVDAAENTVR
- a CDS encoding AfsR/SARP family transcriptional regulator, whose translation is MLGPVRVRHDRQEIDPGGPQQRTMLALLMARAGEPVSLPEIVDTMWGQEPPDTAVNAVHRNVGMLRRALEPQLAARSPGQWLIRSAGGYRLDVDADTLDLLRFRQLVRQARTAAADGQATEMVRLFTEALELWQGNGPGGIDPRVRHHPTFTAIDREYLAAAREAGDVALTTVASDRLLAEVRRAADQAPFDEPLQARLLLALATAGHQADALDIYQKMRSRLAEELGLDPGPELTAAHEAALQQTLHVGKPRTPSGHTQPAKKPTRDAPGQLTAQLATHPTQLPADLPTFTGRRAELAQALALQLDATSPGTVVISAIGGMAGIGKTTFAVHWAHQVAHRFPDGQLYVNLRGFEPSGEVMGPGEALQHMVGALGVPRQEIPTGLDAQAALYRSRIAGRRMLILLDNARDAEQVRPLLPGSPGCLVIVTSRNDLAGLVATSGAHPLPLGMLSAPEARDFLSRRIGASRVAAEPDAVDEIIASCAGLPLALAIVTARIATHPGFALGAVAAELRETYGTLDAFVGTEAVTNVRTVFSWSYRALPPAAARLFRLLGLHPGPDITAPAAASLAGLSVRHVRPLLAELTHAHLLTEQVPGRYTCHDLLRVYAAELTEDDLDARQGSLHRILDHYLHTAHKGDALLTPNRDPILLTDPQDGVIPEPLADLPHAFAWFAAEEQVILAAVGQAVAHGFDRHAWQLAWAANSYLQRRSSPDSMLALQTTATQAALRDGNAAAYARNLNGLAIACAQAGQLDQAYEHLLQALKLFVELGDVRGQTRTRQNLTHTVIRQGKPQEALHHARKALALCRTSGDRMGQARALGAMGWALTRLGEHREALRYCRQARPVLAEFGDATGEAAAAHSAGHAHHHLGEYAEAVDHYQQAITLSRRSGDHNYEAMVLDHLGDTQQAAGDPNAARATWELALTTIRDPDHPTAQSVRAKLDDVPRPDGLSSAT
- a CDS encoding alpha/beta hydrolase; amino-acid sequence: MSTPVIFIHGLWLHGSSWQPWIELFTANGYPASAPGWPGDGETVEATRANPDALAGHGIDDVVAHYAAIIEGLPAKPILVGHSFGGMIAQKLLGLDLGAAAIAIDAAQIKGVLPLPLSALRAGFPVLGNPANKSKAVSLTVEQFRYAFGNAIPEEESRALFDRWSIPAPGRPLFEAAAANFNPHSPAKVDTANESRGPLLLIAGGRDHTVPEAVVRATLKQYRHSHAVTDIIDFPHKAHSLTIDSGWREVAETSLTWLKEQHL
- a CDS encoding alpha/beta fold hydrolase, producing MTGAAVVLVAGALVAPATLATAHDNGNGNDRPHSAYADSRLPNGFTEQKVRVGEVGINYVRGGHGPTLVLLHGYPETWYEWHEIMPALAKQYTVIAPDLRGAGKSDAPAGGYDKKTMAADIYGLLKKLGLHRDIRLVGHDIGTMVAYAYAAAHPTEVRKLVLSEAPIPDEGIYSFPALSADGPGPWQFGFFLLSNGLPEQVVDGREEQWVQGFTDHIEVVKDGVDDTDVRVFARYLKDDAHLRASFEWFRAFPRDIADNEVNKKTALPMPVLAIGASNSLGSKIETQVAGYATNVTGAVIENSGHWIYEEHPEEMTERLLAFLR
- a CDS encoding SDR family oxidoreductase; the protein is MDLHLSGKTALVTGASKGIGLAIVRALVAEGITVVAGARTTTPELAALADAGRVHPVNVDLGTPDGPGTLVEAGTAVLGGRLDILVNNVGGVRPRVGGFLSVTDDDWLETLTINFLAAVRTTRAALPALVESGGSIVTVNSVNSSLPDPLVIDYSAAKAALANFSKSLSKEVGPRGVRVNTISPGPVETDLWLGAGGVAETVGGANNLLPAEVARGAVSGTATGRFTRPEEVADLVLLLAGGRARNVTGADIVIDGGLIPTI
- a CDS encoding zinc-binding dehydrogenase; this translates as MQVDVQVTGGTTTARLVDEGRIRTTLTTQLGPIDAANLRRAHELVESSATIGKVVVAGFDR
- a CDS encoding pyridoxamine 5'-phosphate oxidase family protein, which codes for MTYDLEIAGGAVSATDVRVAVEEILAEARLITLATAGPRGPHASPVFFAADDLTLYFVGERTTRHTGGLATDDRISGAVFVEPPVYGEQLRGVQLHGSAAEVRPEHRSTALSIYRRRFTDFAPTREAQQTFLLGEGRAGLYRFVVDDLTLLDEPRFGRRNYLQANVVR
- a CDS encoding DMT family transporter gives rise to the protein MSPIGRWYGLAPVAGTVTVATLWGTSGVLVRYLDLTAAQIACARASIGALALAAWLLTPFGRASWGRPVGWPALTVSGVLLAVHWWTFILALQRIPIGTVLLGIYLAPLVIAAAARPALGERVTTRQVVALGIALAGSVLILRPQQTGGWSGATLIGFSALAYAGSILASKRALAGTPPLTVTAIQLGLVGVLLAPAALLDPVALTAGDLFLLGALGVVYSAAAQLVYLWGLRSLSATTSGTLLYLEPVSALVAGAVFLAEELTPATVLGAALVIVAGVLVTINTMSARGDQKPVTRRLL